Proteins encoded together in one Aminipila butyrica window:
- a CDS encoding EutN/CcmL family microcompartment protein, which translates to MKVAKVIGNIWATRKDESLSGLKLMILVPIDLLHEDRYQTPIVAADVIGAGVGETVLYVSGSSARSAVGNTAIPVDATVVGIVDDKEIHEHVL; encoded by the coding sequence ATGAAAGTGGCAAAGGTGATCGGAAATATATGGGCTACCAGAAAGGATGAAAGCTTATCAGGGTTAAAACTGATGATTCTGGTTCCCATCGACCTTTTACATGAGGATCGATATCAGACGCCCATCGTGGCTGCAGACGTAATTGGAGCTGGAGTGGGAGAAACTGTCCTGTACGTTTCAGGAAGCTCAGCTAGGAGCGCAGTAGGGAATACCGCTATACCGGTAGATGCTACAGTTGTAGGAATTGTAGATGATAAAGAAATCCACGAGCATGTTTTGTAG
- a CDS encoding ATP-binding protein, protein MKVITETSLRDELRSHTPEYYCVPEGVLLSPAGREYLQQRKIKIVKEPPVPSEPEKKVGPAVQETAANPPAEDWTPKYIDYETGAFYVKKPEHMCQLSGNLLVAKCHPRILFRGKLDSIQSQIILDQARMVDLGASLKVVEDLNSVLLAMQNIMRCDVLDQELEAGLVLGLTSKELHDRSHDPMKFFGIKQMIMPNYTMGTAYALLNQLRAAIREVEVAAVTAYYQNGKCIRSDIVQELNRLSSALHVMMCKWLAGQYSS, encoded by the coding sequence TTGAAGGTCATAACAGAAACTTCTCTGCGGGATGAGCTCCGAAGTCATACGCCGGAATACTACTGTGTTCCAGAAGGCGTGCTCCTATCCCCGGCAGGGCGGGAATATTTACAGCAGCGTAAAATCAAAATTGTCAAAGAACCCCCAGTGCCGTCGGAGCCAGAAAAAAAAGTAGGTCCTGCGGTTCAAGAGACGGCGGCAAACCCGCCAGCAGAGGATTGGACACCCAAGTATATCGACTACGAAACAGGTGCATTCTATGTAAAAAAACCGGAACACATGTGCCAGCTGTCGGGAAATCTGTTGGTTGCAAAATGCCATCCAAGGATTCTATTTCGAGGCAAGTTGGATTCCATTCAGAGTCAGATTATCTTAGATCAAGCTAGAATGGTGGATTTAGGAGCATCTTTGAAAGTGGTGGAAGACTTGAATAGTGTGCTGTTGGCCATGCAGAACATCATGCGCTGTGATGTGCTGGATCAAGAGTTGGAAGCCGGATTGGTTTTGGGGCTGACGAGTAAAGAACTTCACGACCGTTCTCACGATCCGATGAAGTTCTTCGGAATCAAGCAGATGATTATGCCAAACTACACCATGGGTACAGCTTATGCGCTTTTGAATCAATTGAGAGCAGCTATCCGGGAAGTAGAGGTGGCAGCGGTGACAGCATATTATCAGAACGGAAAGTGCATCAGAAGCGATATTGTTCAGGAACTGAATCGGCTGTCCAGCGCTCTTCACGTGATGATGTGCAAATGGCTGGCTGGTCAGTATAGTTCGTAA
- the eutM gene encoding ethanolamine utilization microcompartment protein EutM, whose protein sequence is MQMQALGMIETKGLVGSIEAADAMVKAANVTLIGKEFVGGGLVTVMVRGDVGAVKAATDAGAAAAERVGELISVHVIPRPHNEVEAILPAGK, encoded by the coding sequence ATGCAAATGCAAGCTTTAGGCATGATAGAGACAAAGGGCCTGGTAGGCTCCATCGAGGCAGCTGATGCGATGGTAAAAGCAGCCAACGTAACTTTGATTGGCAAAGAATTTGTCGGAGGCGGTCTGGTGACTGTCATGGTCAGAGGAGATGTAGGTGCTGTAAAGGCAGCTACTGATGCGGGAGCAGCGGCAGCAGAGCGGGTAGGCGAGTTGATTTCCGTCCACGTGATACCAAGACCGCACAATGAAGTAGAAGCAATTCTTCCCGCAGGGAAATAG
- the eutM gene encoding ethanolamine utilization microcompartment protein EutM, producing MLTMQALGMIETKGLVGSIEAADAMVKAANVTLIGKEFVGGGLVTVMVRGDVGAVKAATDAGAAAAQRVGELISVHVIPRPHNEVEAILPETK from the coding sequence ATGTTAACGATGCAGGCATTAGGTATGATTGAAACAAAGGGGCTGGTAGGCTCCATCGAGGCAGCCGACGCTATGGTAAAGGCAGCCAACGTGACATTAATCGGTAAGGAATTCGTCGGAGGCGGTTTGGTAACCGTTATGGTCAGAGGAGATGTAGGTGCGGTAAAGGCAGCTACTGATGCAGGAGCAGCGGCAGCTCAGCGGGTAGGCGAGTTGATTTCTGTTCACGTAATCCCTAGACCGCATAACGAAGTAGAAGCCATACTTCCAGAAACAAAATAA
- the eutL gene encoding ethanolamine utilization microcompartment protein EutL: MKRDPLISTVLSTKIIPNVNPELAAQLNLTPEQRSLGLITVDCDDVTYTALDEATKAAAVQVVYAKSFYGGAANANTKLAGEIIGILAGPNPAEVKSGLKACVDFIENSAHFISANEDDTIVYYAHCISRTGSYLSEGAGIPEGEALAYLIAPPLEAMYAVDAAMKAADVTMCVLYAPPSETNFGGALLTGSQSACKAACEAFAAAVEFVADNPLV; the protein is encoded by the coding sequence ATGAAAAGAGATCCTTTGATATCCACAGTACTGTCAACAAAGATTATTCCTAATGTAAACCCTGAATTGGCTGCTCAGTTGAACTTAACACCAGAGCAGAGGTCCCTGGGCTTGATTACGGTAGACTGTGATGATGTGACGTATACTGCGTTAGATGAAGCAACCAAGGCCGCAGCTGTACAAGTAGTTTATGCGAAAAGTTTTTACGGTGGTGCTGCCAATGCCAACACGAAGCTGGCTGGTGAAATTATCGGCATTTTAGCAGGACCAAACCCGGCAGAAGTGAAAAGTGGGTTGAAGGCTTGTGTAGATTTTATTGAAAACTCTGCACACTTTATTTCTGCTAATGAAGATGATACCATCGTGTATTATGCACACTGTATTTCCAGAACAGGTTCCTATCTGTCAGAGGGCGCAGGTATTCCAGAAGGCGAAGCCCTGGCGTATCTAATCGCACCTCCGCTGGAAGCCATGTATGCGGTAGATGCAGCGATGAAGGCCGCAGACGTAACTATGTGCGTGCTGTATGCTCCGCCATCAGAGACCAACTTCGGTGGTGCATTGCTGACTGGAAGCCAGTCGGCCTGCAAAGCTGCTTGCGAAGCGTTTGCCGCAGCGGTAGAATTTGTTGCAGACAATCCTCTTGTATAA
- the eutC gene encoding ethanolamine ammonia-lyase subunit EutC, translated as MEQLDLKQLIEQVIQDMKLANSPAVQTAEVQSGPAIEDGCIPDVTQVDIRTQYLVKNPQHGEEYLELKQYAPCRLGIGKAGARYKTDPLLQFRAAHSAAQDAVFSDVDEEFVESMNLFTVHTQCDSKDTYLTRPDLGRKLAPEDVQTIKEKCKKNPTVQIYVADGLSSASVAANVKDLLPAILQGLQSSGIETGTPFFVKYGRVAVMDEISELTGAEVTCTLIGERPGLITAESMSAYIAYKATVGMPEARRTVVSNIHRSGTMPVEAGAHIADIIKLMLEKKASGTNLKL; from the coding sequence ATGGAACAGTTAGATTTAAAACAGCTTATAGAGCAGGTAATTCAAGATATGAAATTGGCCAACAGCCCGGCAGTACAGACAGCCGAGGTACAGAGCGGCCCAGCTATAGAGGATGGATGCATTCCAGATGTAACACAGGTAGACATCCGTACTCAGTATTTAGTAAAGAATCCGCAGCACGGTGAGGAATATTTGGAATTAAAGCAGTATGCACCTTGTCGGCTGGGCATTGGCAAAGCGGGGGCCAGATATAAAACAGATCCGCTGCTTCAGTTTAGAGCAGCCCACTCCGCAGCACAAGATGCCGTATTTAGCGATGTAGATGAAGAGTTTGTAGAGAGCATGAACTTATTTACCGTACACACGCAGTGCGACAGCAAGGACACCTACCTGACCAGACCAGACTTAGGCAGAAAGCTGGCTCCGGAAGATGTACAGACCATAAAGGAAAAGTGCAAGAAGAATCCAACGGTGCAGATTTATGTGGCAGACGGCCTGTCTTCTGCATCGGTGGCAGCCAATGTAAAGGACCTGCTGCCAGCTATCTTGCAGGGACTTCAGAGCTCAGGTATTGAGACGGGTACCCCATTCTTCGTAAAATATGGCCGTGTTGCTGTTATGGATGAAATCTCTGAACTGACAGGGGCAGAAGTGACTTGCACACTGATTGGTGAGAGACCGGGCTTAATTACCGCAGAATCCATGAGCGCATATATTGCTTACAAGGCAACTGTAGGTATGCCAGAAGCCAGAAGAACTGTCGTATCAAATATTCATAGATCAGGGACCATGCCGGTAGAGGCGGGCGCCCACATTGCTGACATTATCAAGCTTATGCTTGAAAAGAAGGCCAGCGGAACAAATTTGAAGCTGTAA
- a CDS encoding ethanolamine ammonia-lyase subunit EutB: protein MILRTKLFGHNYEFKSLREVMAKANEERSGDNLAGVAAESAEERVAAKVVLSHITLEEIRNNPAVPYEEDEVTRIIQDGVNETIYNEFKHMTVAEFREWILDEKTTSLMISRASRGITSEIVAAVCKLMSNLDLIYGAKKIRISAHCNTTIGLPGTFSARLQPNHTTDDPKGIMASVMEGLSLGCGDAVIGLNPVDDSAESVARILKSFDEFKNKWEVPTQICVLAHVTTQTEAADKFNAPIDLMFQSIAGSQKGNEAFGLTAAMLQEGQDMMLKRGTSTGPNVMYFETGQGSELSSDAHHGWDQVTMEARCYGFAKKYNPFLVNTVVGFIGPEYLYDSKQVIRAGLEDHFMGKLTGIPMGCDACYTNHMKADQNDIENLATLLVAAGCNYIMGVPQGDDCMLMYQCTGYHEAAALREVFGLRPIKEFDMWLEKMGFSENGKLTPLAGDASVFMRK from the coding sequence ATGATACTAAGAACAAAGCTATTTGGACACAACTATGAGTTTAAGTCCCTCAGAGAAGTGATGGCCAAGGCAAACGAAGAGAGATCTGGAGACAATCTGGCCGGAGTCGCCGCTGAATCCGCAGAGGAACGGGTGGCAGCAAAGGTGGTATTATCACACATAACACTGGAGGAAATCCGCAACAACCCAGCAGTCCCATATGAGGAGGATGAAGTAACCCGAATTATTCAGGATGGAGTCAACGAAACCATTTACAATGAGTTTAAGCATATGACCGTTGCCGAATTCCGGGAATGGATTCTGGATGAAAAGACTACATCTCTAATGATCAGCCGGGCATCCAGAGGGATTACCAGTGAAATTGTTGCTGCTGTATGCAAGCTGATGAGCAACCTGGACCTGATTTATGGGGCAAAGAAAATCCGCATATCTGCACACTGCAATACTACAATCGGTTTGCCGGGTACTTTTTCCGCCCGTTTACAGCCAAATCACACTACGGACGACCCGAAGGGCATCATGGCTTCCGTTATGGAAGGCCTCAGTTTAGGCTGTGGTGATGCTGTAATCGGTCTGAATCCGGTAGACGATTCTGCGGAGAGTGTTGCTAGAATACTCAAGAGTTTTGACGAATTTAAGAATAAATGGGAAGTACCTACTCAAATCTGCGTGTTGGCTCACGTGACTACTCAGACAGAGGCCGCAGATAAATTCAACGCACCGATTGACCTGATGTTCCAGTCTATCGCTGGTTCTCAGAAAGGAAATGAGGCTTTTGGTCTAACCGCTGCCATGCTGCAGGAAGGCCAGGACATGATGTTGAAGAGAGGAACCTCCACTGGACCAAACGTGATGTATTTTGAAACAGGACAAGGTTCTGAGCTGTCTTCCGATGCCCACCACGGCTGGGACCAGGTAACCATGGAAGCTCGTTGCTATGGGTTTGCCAAGAAGTATAATCCATTCCTGGTAAACACGGTAGTAGGATTTATCGGACCGGAATACTTATACGATTCAAAGCAGGTTATCCGTGCTGGTCTGGAAGATCACTTCATGGGTAAGCTAACAGGTATCCCGATGGGCTGCGACGCTTGCTATACCAACCACATGAAGGCTGACCAGAATGATATCGAAAACCTGGCTACGCTGCTGGTTGCCGCAGGCTGCAACTACATCATGGGTGTTCCTCAGGGAGACGACTGCATGCTGATGTATCAGTGCACTGGTTACCACGAAGCTGCTGCACTGAGAGAAGTATTTGGCCTTCGTCCAATCAAAGAATTTGATATGTGGCTGGAAAAGATGGGCTTTTCAGAAAATGGAAAACTGACTCCGCTTGCAGGAGATGCTTCAGTATTTATGAGAAAGTAG
- the eutA gene encoding ethanolamine ammonia-lyase reactivating factor EutA, whose protein sequence is MKETVISVGIDIGTSTTQLIFSKLTIENKAAGYMVPRVEIVDKEVIYCSDIYFTPLISNTEIDGERVSAIIRSEYEKAGVKPEEVSTGAVIITGETARKQNANLVLNSLSDLAGDFVVATAGPDLESVLSGRGAGTDVFSEEHRNVVANLDIGGGTTNIAVFRKGSLQGVTCLDIGGRLIKVENGRISYIYKKTQELAAANGISIREGDPANPSALKAVCKLMAEELKACLHLAPASNYHRNLYTNQGKGLAEDIAIDALTFSGGVANYVYEPTEEDVFRYGDIGILLGQAIAESGLLDSLDCYRSEETIRATVVGAGTHTTEISGSTIFYQRDQLPIKNVPVLKLSRIDEETPQSVQAAIKAQLPIYQQEGRKEPVAIALSGRPYDGFEKIQALAGAIIEGAADLIKESFPLIVVLEFDVGKALGNALNIGLNKQKDVICIDGVRSKTGDYIDIGEPVGGGYVLPVVVKTLIFNS, encoded by the coding sequence GTGAAGGAAACGGTAATTAGCGTTGGTATCGACATCGGAACATCCACCACTCAGTTAATTTTCAGTAAGCTGACTATAGAAAATAAGGCGGCAGGTTACATGGTCCCCCGGGTGGAGATTGTGGACAAAGAAGTCATCTATTGCAGTGATATTTATTTTACCCCTCTAATCTCTAATACCGAGATTGACGGAGAGCGGGTCAGTGCCATCATCCGTTCAGAATACGAGAAGGCGGGCGTGAAGCCAGAAGAAGTCAGCACCGGTGCGGTTATCATCACCGGGGAAACAGCCAGAAAGCAAAATGCCAATCTGGTGCTGAACAGCCTCAGCGATTTAGCGGGAGATTTCGTCGTAGCTACGGCAGGCCCAGATCTAGAATCGGTTTTGTCCGGCCGGGGGGCAGGGACGGATGTGTTCAGCGAAGAGCATCGCAACGTGGTAGCCAATCTGGACATCGGTGGAGGCACAACCAATATTGCCGTATTCCGCAAGGGCAGCCTGCAAGGCGTTACTTGCCTGGATATCGGCGGCCGCCTGATCAAGGTGGAAAACGGCAGGATTTCTTATATATACAAGAAGACCCAGGAGCTGGCCGCTGCAAACGGCATCAGCATCCGAGAAGGAGACCCGGCGAACCCGTCAGCCTTGAAAGCAGTGTGCAAGTTGATGGCAGAGGAACTAAAGGCGTGTCTGCACTTGGCTCCAGCGTCCAATTATCATAGAAATCTGTACACGAACCAGGGCAAAGGGCTGGCAGAGGATATTGCTATCGATGCTTTGACTTTCTCCGGCGGGGTAGCCAACTATGTATATGAACCCACAGAAGAGGATGTATTCCGATACGGAGACATAGGAATCCTGCTGGGGCAGGCCATCGCAGAGAGCGGCCTGCTGGATTCTTTGGATTGCTACCGTTCGGAAGAGACGATTCGAGCTACGGTAGTAGGGGCAGGAACCCATACGACAGAAATCAGCGGGAGCACCATTTTCTACCAGCGGGATCAGTTGCCGATTAAGAATGTTCCGGTGCTGAAACTGTCTAGAATAGATGAGGAAACCCCTCAGTCGGTGCAGGCAGCCATCAAGGCACAGCTGCCAATCTACCAGCAGGAGGGCAGGAAAGAGCCAGTGGCGATTGCCCTGTCGGGCAGACCTTATGACGGCTTTGAAAAGATACAGGCGTTGGCTGGGGCCATCATTGAAGGTGCGGCAGATTTGATTAAGGAATCTTTCCCACTGATTGTAGTGTTGGAGTTTGATGTGGGCAAGGCCTTGGGCAATGCTCTTAATATCGGACTGAACAAGCAAAAAGATGTTATCTGTATCGATGGTGTTCGCAGCAAGACGGGCGATTACATTGATATCGGAGAACCGGTAGGAGGTGGATACGTTCTGCCGGTAGTGGTCAAGACATTGATCTTTAATTCATAG